A genomic region of Arachis hypogaea cultivar Tifrunner chromosome 5, arahy.Tifrunner.gnm2.J5K5, whole genome shotgun sequence contains the following coding sequences:
- the LOC112802511 gene encoding uncharacterized protein isoform X2: MHGSGSEEWKHSRHMWPNATAVAPDSSPSQFICKDGRKIYVGDCALFKPPRHSPPFIGIIRKLIFNKEESPTLEVNWLYRHADVKLTKGVLEAAPNEVFYSYHKNEISASSLLHPCKVAFLRKGVELPSGISAFVCRRVYDTENNCIWWLTDKEYINAVPEEVDRLLDKTKLEMHGAAQSGGRSPKPLNGPTSTQSLKSGSDSVQNSSSFGTQVKGKKRERGDQGSDLSKRERLFKAEDGDFGPVRSESMLRSEISKITDKGGLVDFEGVERLVQLMQPDGADKKIDLGGRIILVNAIAATERDDCLSWFVQLRGLPVLDEWLQEVHKGKNGDSNTPKESDKSVEEFLLALLRALDRLPVNLHALQTCNVGKSVNHLRTHKNSEIQRKARSLVDTWKKRVEAEMNMTDSKSGSTRPVSWQAKPAASEISHVGNKKTGGSENATKGSAIQSSVSKNSLAKHGSGEALSKSSSAPSSIKLMTTSMGCTPKDQNVKALGGAPASDQPLTPIKEERSSSSSQSQNNSLSCSSEHAKTIGSCREDSRSSTAVSMSASKIPGGTSRTRKSSNGVHGAGVALAQKEPISVKGSTRNSPSEKVSPTRVSHEKSFDPPLTDQGNNQRLILRLPNTARSPSRGASGAASEEPAIPCGIASPPADKNESRDRRVKGSTGCEHGKGSPIADEQGRINEDGDQVPETSKQSNLSSGFISRSGQTYAASLSPMNALVESCVKFSEASASVSAGDDGMNLLATVAAGEISTSGNVSPLASPERKSPVVDESSSGNVSKLKHPGEIAAHTVTQSDRRASAEPLLNAVDPVQFKNDSRHPVTTISRGSAGEEANSTSCKEKTGDNGPQMNVSTADLSQNAESPRIRPEIAESASETVPPAKKETREEPGGENHFHVQRDFGSQWVKPSSSDSKKEMVDHLDEAVVKNDEMLVSKETIAGVKIEKELGEKLLELSSDVGKDNKISTEVTGVSVQKSSVAESSESVEFKKVDVTPPSASGNSLMASRDENANEMKLAATNPDEKPMDLESTVPADVSGCDKDNSGLKEILGQCSGSSNPPALSKVPGKENEVSKTSVCNLDGKESDVAGEQHAHSIHPSLTVAGSDAGVILDFDLNEGFAVDDASHGEIVRQEEHTTSSAVHNPCALPFPISSISGGFHTTITVASAVKGRVVLPENPLRSKGELGWKGSAATSAFRPAEPRKNSETPSTTGDIPSVDSTSSKQGRAPLDFDLNVADERSFEDVGSHGSSESGPPDRSTMGLDLDLNRVDETPDAVSYSMSKLDAPTLPSKSSLSGRLSNGGSVSRDFDLNNGPGLDEVGTEVPTRIQQMKNSAPIPSAIHGTRANNAEYGNYSSWFPPGNSYSAITVPPLLPGRGEQSYVAAAGAQRIMGPTGSAAFGPELYRGPVLSSAPAVAYQPTAAPFPYPGGFPFETSFPLSSNSFSVGSATFIDSSTVGGLCFPTMPSQPVAPGGVVSSTYPRPYVMSLPGGTSNVIPDTRKWGSQSLDLNSGPGGTDTDRREEHMKMFQVAGVLKRKEPDGGWDGADRFSYKQPSWQ, translated from the exons ATGCATGGGTCCGGTTCTGAGGAGTGGAAACACAGCCGGCACATGTGGCCCAACGCCACTGCTGTAGCCCCCGATTCTTCACCGTCTCAATTTATATGCAAA GATGGACGCAAGATTTATGTTGGTGATTGTGCACTTTTCAAGCCACCCCGGCATTCCCCACCTTTTATTGGAATAATTCGCAAGTTAATATTTAATAAAGAAGAAAGTCCAACTTTAGAAGTTAATTGGCTTTACCGACATGCTGATGTGAAGCTTACCAAGGGCGTATTGGAAGCTGCCCCAAACGAAGTCTTCTACTCATATCACAAGAATGAAATATCTGCTTCATCATTACTCCATCCGTGTAAAGTCGCGTTCCTTCGTAAAGGTGTTGAACTTCCTTCAGGGATATCTGCGTTTGTCTGCAGGCGAGTGTATGACACTGAGAACAACTGTATATGGTGGCTAACCGATAAGGAATACATTAAT GCTGTTCCGGAAGAAGTTGACCGGTTATTAGACAAGACAAAACTAGAAATGCATGGGGCAGCGCAGTCGGGAGGCCGTTCTCCAAAACCTTTGAATGGTCCGACATCAACACAATCTTTGAAATCTGGTTCTGATAGTGTTCAAAATAGTTCTTCCTTTGGTACACAGGTTaaaggaaaaaagagagaaaggggTGATCAGGGTTCTGATTTATCTAAACGAGAGCGACTATTTAAAGCAGAAGATGGGGATTTTGGCCCAGTTAGATCTGAGAGCATGTTGAGGAGTGAGATCAGTAAAATTACTGACAAAGGTGGGCTTGTAGACTTTGAAGGAGTTGAAAGACTTGTACAACTCATGCAACCTGATGGTGCtgataaaaaaatagatttgGGTGGGAGAATAATCCTTGTTAATGCAATAGCAGCAACCGAGCGTGATGATTGTCTTAGCTGGTTTGTACAGCTCAGGGGTTTACCTGTGCTGGATGAATGGCTCCAGGAGGTTCACAAGGGAAAAAATGGTGATAGTAATACCCCTAAAGAAAGCGACAAATCAGTTGAGGAATTTTTGTTAGCCTTGCTTCGTGCATTGGATAGGCTTCCTGTGAACCTTCATGCATTGCAAACATGCAATGTTGGGAAGTCTGTTAATCATTTACGCACTCACAAAAATTCTGAAATTCAGAGGAAAGCTAGGAGTTTAGTAGATACATGGAAGAAACGTGTTGAGGCTGAAATGAATATGACCGATTCGAAATCTGGTTCTACACGTCCTGTGTCTTGGCAAGCAAAACCGGCAGCTTCTGAGATCTCTCATGTTGGAAATAAGAAAACTGGAGGATCTGAGAATGCTACAAAGGGATCTGCAATTCAATCATCAGTATCCAAAAATTCATTGGCTAAGCATGGTTCTGGGGAAGCATTGTCCAAGTCTTCTTCAGCTCCTAGCTCAATTAAATTGATGACTACCTCAATGGGCTGTACCCCTAAAGATCAGAATGTGAAGGCATTAGGTGGTGCCCCAGCATCAGATCAACCTCTGACACCTATCAAGGAGGAAAGGAGCAGCAGTTCTAGTCAGTCCCAAAACAACAGCTTATCTTGTTCTAGTGAACATGCAAAAACAATTGGGTCTTGTAGGGAAGATTCTAGGAGTTCCACTGCTGTGTCAATGAGTGCGAGCAAAATACCTGGTGGTACATCTCGAACTCGGAAGTCAAGCAATGGAGTACATGGGGCTGGTGTTGCACTTGCTCAGAAGGAGCCCATCTCGGTAAAAGGCTCTACTAGAAACTCACCTTCTGAAAAAGTTTCACCAACTCGAGTTTCCCACGAAAAATCTTTTGATCCGCCACTTACTGATCAAGGGAATAATCAACGCCTTATTCTCAGACTGCCAAATACTGCCCGTAGTCCTTCAAGGGGAGCAAGCGGTGCTGCTTCTGAAGAACCTGCTATTCCTTGTGGCATAGCTTCGCCTCCTGCCGACAAGAATGAGTCTCGGGATAGAAGAGTTAAAG GTTCAACTGGCTGTGAGCATGGTAAGGGCTCTCCGATAGCTGATGAACAGGGAAGGATTAATGAAGATGGTGATCAGGTACCAGAAACATCGAAACAGAGTAATCTGTCATCAGGATTTATTTCCAGATCAGGGCAGACATATGCTGCTTCTTTAAGCCCTATGAATGCATTAGTTGAAAGTTGTGTCAAATTCTCCGAAGCTAGTGCCTCTGTCTCTGCTGGTGATGATGGGATGAACTTACTTGCTACCGTAGCTGCAGGCGAGATATCCACATCTGGAAATGTCTCTCCTCTGGCTTCACCTGAGAGGAAGTCTCCTGTGGTAGATGAATCCAGCTCTGGCAATGTTTCCAAGTTAAAGCATCCGGGTGAAATAGCTGCTCACACTGTTACACAATCTGATAGAAGGGCATCAGCAGAGCCTCTGTTGAATGCTGTTGATCCAGTGCAATTTAAAAATGATTCAAGGCACCCTGTGACCACAATATCACGTGGTTCTGCTGGAGAAGAAGCAAATTCAACCAGTTGTAAAGAGAAAACTGGTGATAACGGGCCCCAAATGAATGTCTCTACTGCAGATTTGTCACAAAATGCTGAATCTCCTCGCATACGGCCAGAAATTGCTGAGAGTGCTTCTGAAACTGTACCACCAGCTAAAAAGGAGACTCGGGAAGAGCCTGGAGGAGAGAACCATTTTCATGTGCAGAGGGATTTTGGAAGTCAATGGGTTAAACCCAGCAGTTCAGACTCTAAAAAGGAGATGGTTGATCACTTGGATGAGGCAGTCGTGAAGAATGATGAAATGCTAGTTTCCAAAGAGACCATTGCAGGTGTAAAGATTGAAAAGGAGTTAGGTGAAAAATTACTCGAGTTATCTTCAGATGTAGGTAAGGATAACAAGATCAGTACAGAGGTTACTGGCGTATCAGTGCAAAAATCATCTGTTGCAGAAAGCAGCGAGTCTGTAGAGTTTAAAAAGGTGGATGTGACGCCGCCTTCTGCTTCTGGTAATTCTTTGATGGCATCCAGGGATGAAAATGCAAATGAGATGAAGCTGGCTGCCACCAATCCTGATGAAAAACCGATGGATCTAGAATCAACAGTTCCTGCTGATGTTAGCGGGTGTGACAAAGATAATTCAGGTCTGAAGGAGATTCTTGGTCAATGTTCTGGATCATCAAATCCCCCAGCGTTGTCCAAAGTTCCCGGGAAAGAAAATGAAGTGTCTAAAACTTCTGTGTGCAACTTAGATGGAAAGGAATCTGATGTTGCAGGTGAGCAGCATGCCCACAGTATTCATCCATCCCTCACTGTTGCTGGGTCTGATGCAGGTGTAATATTAGACTTCGATCTAAATGAGGGCTTCGCTGTTGATGATGCTAGCCATGGGGAGATTGTTCGGCAGGAAGAACACACCACATCATCTGCGGTCCATAATCCTTGTGCATTGCCTTTTCCCATTTCATCCATCTCTGGGGGATTCCATACAACAATTACAGTGGCATCTGCTGTCAAGGGGCGAGTTGTTCTACCAGAAAACCCATTGCGCAGTAAGGGTGAACTTGGATGGAAAGGCTCTGCTGCAACAAGTGCCTTCCGGCCAGCTGAACCTAGGAAAAATTCAGAGACACCGTCAACTACTGGAGATATTCCTTCTGTTGATTCCACATCTTCAAAACAAGGCCGTGCTCCTTTAGATTTTGATTTGAATGTTGCTGATGAAAGAAGTTTTGAGGATGTAGGTTCCCATGGTTCTTCAGAATCTGGGCCACCTGATCGCAGCACGATGGGACTTGATCTTGATTTGAACAGAGTTGATGAGACTCCTGATGCTGTTTCTTACTCTATGAGTAAACTGGATGCTCCTACATTGCCAAGTAAGTCTTCACTGTCTGGTAGGTTATCTAATGGTGGAAGTGTGTCAAGAGACTTCGATTTGAATAATGGACCAGGCCTTGATGAAGTTGGCACAGAGGTCCCAACTCGAATTCAGCAGATGAAAAATAGTGCACCGATTCCATCTGCCATCCATGGTACAAGAGCCAACAATGCTGAATATGGGAATTATTCATCATGGTTTCCCCCAGGAAATTCTTATTCTGCAATTACTGTCCCTCCACTTCTTCCTGGTAGAGGTGAACAGAGTTATGTTGCAGCTGCTGGAGCACAGCGGATAATGGGTCCCACTGGTAGTGCAGCGTTTGGTCCTGAACTCTACCGGGGGCCAGTGCTTTCATCTGCTCCTGCTGTTGCTTACCAACCTACTGCAGCACCCTTTCCATATCCAGGAGGATTTCCATTTGAAACTAgttttccattatcttcaaacTCCTTTTCTGTTGGTTCAGCAACATTTATTGATTCATCAACAGTTGGTGGACTTTGCTTTCCTACTATGCCGTCGCAGCCAGTTGCACCTGGTGGTGTTGTCTCCTCAACATATCCGCGTCCATATGTCATGAGTCTTCCTGGGGGTACAAGTAATGTGATTCCTGACACCCGAAAATGGGGAAGTCAAAGTCTGGATCTTAATTCAGGCCCCGGTGGTACAGATACAGACAGGAGAGAGGAACATATGAAGATGTTTCAGGTGGCAGGTGTCTTGAAGAGAAAAGAACCTGATGGTGGTTGGGATGGAGCTGATAGATTCAGCTACAAACAGCCCTCATGGCAGTAG
- the LOC112802511 gene encoding uncharacterized protein isoform X4: MHGAAQSGGRSPKPLNGPTSTQSLKSGSDSVQNSSSFGTQVKGKKRERGDQGSDLSKRERLFKAEDGDFGPVRSESMLRSEISKITDKGGLVDFEGVERLVQLMQPDGADKKIDLGGRIILVNAIAATERDDCLSWFVQLRGLPVLDEWLQEVHKGKNGDSNTPKESDKSVEEFLLALLRALDRLPVNLHALQTCNVGKSVNHLRTHKNSEIQRKARSLVDTWKKRVEAEMNMTDSKSGSTRPVSWQAKPAASEISHVGNKKTGGSENATKGSAIQSSVSKNSLAKHGSGEALSKSSSAPSSIKLMTTSMGCTPKDQNVKALGGAPASDQPLTPIKEERSSSSSQSQNNSLSCSSEHAKTIGSCREDSRSSTAVSMSASKIPGGTSRTRKSSNGVHGAGVALAQKEPISVKGSTRNSPSEKVSPTRVSHEKSFDPPLTDQGNNQRLILRLPNTARSPSRGASGAASEEPAIPCGIASPPADKNESRDRRVKGSTGCEHGKGSPIADEQGRINEDGDQVPETSKQSNLSSGFISRSGQTYAASLSPMNALVESCVKFSEASASVSAGDDGMNLLATVAAGEISTSGNVSPLASPERKSPVVDESSSGNVSKLKHPGEIAAHTVTQSDRRASAEPLLNAVDPVQFKNDSRHPVTTISRGSAGEEANSTSCKEKTGDNGPQMNVSTADLSQNAESPRIRPEIAESASETVPPAKKETREEPGGENHFHVQRDFGSQWVKPSSSDSKKEMVDHLDEAVVKNDEMLVSKETIAGVKIEKELGEKLLELSSDVGKDNKISTEVTGVSVQKSSVAESSESVEFKKVDVTPPSASGNSLMASRDENANEMKLAATNPDEKPMDLESTVPADVSGCDKDNSGLKEILGQCSGSSNPPALSKVPGKENEVSKTSVCNLDGKESDVAGEQHAHSIHPSLTVAGSDAGVILDFDLNEGFAVDDASHGEIVRQEEHTTSSAVHNPCALPFPISSISGGFHTTITVASAVKGRVVLPENPLRSKGELGWKGSAATSAFRPAEPRKNSETPSTTGDIPSVDSTSSKQGRAPLDFDLNVADERSFEDVGSHGSSESGPPDRSTMGLDLDLNRVDETPDAVSYSMSKLDAPTLPSKSSLSGRLSNGGSVSRDFDLNNGPGLDEVGTEVPTRIQQMKNSAPIPSAIHGTRANNAEYGNYSSWFPPGNSYSAITVPPLLPGRGEQSYVAAAGAQRIMGPTGSAAFGPELYRGPVLSSAPAVAYQPTAAPFPYPGGFPFETSFPLSSNSFSVGSATFIDSSTVGGLCFPTMPSQPVAPGGVVSSTYPRPYVMSLPGGTSNVIPDTRKWGSQSLDLNSGPGGTDTDRREEHMKMFQVAGVLKRKEPDGGWDGADRFSYKQPSWQ; this comes from the exons ATGCATGGGGCAGCGCAGTCGGGAGGCCGTTCTCCAAAACCTTTGAATGGTCCGACATCAACACAATCTTTGAAATCTGGTTCTGATAGTGTTCAAAATAGTTCTTCCTTTGGTACACAGGTTaaaggaaaaaagagagaaaggggTGATCAGGGTTCTGATTTATCTAAACGAGAGCGACTATTTAAAGCAGAAGATGGGGATTTTGGCCCAGTTAGATCTGAGAGCATGTTGAGGAGTGAGATCAGTAAAATTACTGACAAAGGTGGGCTTGTAGACTTTGAAGGAGTTGAAAGACTTGTACAACTCATGCAACCTGATGGTGCtgataaaaaaatagatttgGGTGGGAGAATAATCCTTGTTAATGCAATAGCAGCAACCGAGCGTGATGATTGTCTTAGCTGGTTTGTACAGCTCAGGGGTTTACCTGTGCTGGATGAATGGCTCCAGGAGGTTCACAAGGGAAAAAATGGTGATAGTAATACCCCTAAAGAAAGCGACAAATCAGTTGAGGAATTTTTGTTAGCCTTGCTTCGTGCATTGGATAGGCTTCCTGTGAACCTTCATGCATTGCAAACATGCAATGTTGGGAAGTCTGTTAATCATTTACGCACTCACAAAAATTCTGAAATTCAGAGGAAAGCTAGGAGTTTAGTAGATACATGGAAGAAACGTGTTGAGGCTGAAATGAATATGACCGATTCGAAATCTGGTTCTACACGTCCTGTGTCTTGGCAAGCAAAACCGGCAGCTTCTGAGATCTCTCATGTTGGAAATAAGAAAACTGGAGGATCTGAGAATGCTACAAAGGGATCTGCAATTCAATCATCAGTATCCAAAAATTCATTGGCTAAGCATGGTTCTGGGGAAGCATTGTCCAAGTCTTCTTCAGCTCCTAGCTCAATTAAATTGATGACTACCTCAATGGGCTGTACCCCTAAAGATCAGAATGTGAAGGCATTAGGTGGTGCCCCAGCATCAGATCAACCTCTGACACCTATCAAGGAGGAAAGGAGCAGCAGTTCTAGTCAGTCCCAAAACAACAGCTTATCTTGTTCTAGTGAACATGCAAAAACAATTGGGTCTTGTAGGGAAGATTCTAGGAGTTCCACTGCTGTGTCAATGAGTGCGAGCAAAATACCTGGTGGTACATCTCGAACTCGGAAGTCAAGCAATGGAGTACATGGGGCTGGTGTTGCACTTGCTCAGAAGGAGCCCATCTCGGTAAAAGGCTCTACTAGAAACTCACCTTCTGAAAAAGTTTCACCAACTCGAGTTTCCCACGAAAAATCTTTTGATCCGCCACTTACTGATCAAGGGAATAATCAACGCCTTATTCTCAGACTGCCAAATACTGCCCGTAGTCCTTCAAGGGGAGCAAGCGGTGCTGCTTCTGAAGAACCTGCTATTCCTTGTGGCATAGCTTCGCCTCCTGCCGACAAGAATGAGTCTCGGGATAGAAGAGTTAAAG GTTCAACTGGCTGTGAGCATGGTAAGGGCTCTCCGATAGCTGATGAACAGGGAAGGATTAATGAAGATGGTGATCAGGTACCAGAAACATCGAAACAGAGTAATCTGTCATCAGGATTTATTTCCAGATCAGGGCAGACATATGCTGCTTCTTTAAGCCCTATGAATGCATTAGTTGAAAGTTGTGTCAAATTCTCCGAAGCTAGTGCCTCTGTCTCTGCTGGTGATGATGGGATGAACTTACTTGCTACCGTAGCTGCAGGCGAGATATCCACATCTGGAAATGTCTCTCCTCTGGCTTCACCTGAGAGGAAGTCTCCTGTGGTAGATGAATCCAGCTCTGGCAATGTTTCCAAGTTAAAGCATCCGGGTGAAATAGCTGCTCACACTGTTACACAATCTGATAGAAGGGCATCAGCAGAGCCTCTGTTGAATGCTGTTGATCCAGTGCAATTTAAAAATGATTCAAGGCACCCTGTGACCACAATATCACGTGGTTCTGCTGGAGAAGAAGCAAATTCAACCAGTTGTAAAGAGAAAACTGGTGATAACGGGCCCCAAATGAATGTCTCTACTGCAGATTTGTCACAAAATGCTGAATCTCCTCGCATACGGCCAGAAATTGCTGAGAGTGCTTCTGAAACTGTACCACCAGCTAAAAAGGAGACTCGGGAAGAGCCTGGAGGAGAGAACCATTTTCATGTGCAGAGGGATTTTGGAAGTCAATGGGTTAAACCCAGCAGTTCAGACTCTAAAAAGGAGATGGTTGATCACTTGGATGAGGCAGTCGTGAAGAATGATGAAATGCTAGTTTCCAAAGAGACCATTGCAGGTGTAAAGATTGAAAAGGAGTTAGGTGAAAAATTACTCGAGTTATCTTCAGATGTAGGTAAGGATAACAAGATCAGTACAGAGGTTACTGGCGTATCAGTGCAAAAATCATCTGTTGCAGAAAGCAGCGAGTCTGTAGAGTTTAAAAAGGTGGATGTGACGCCGCCTTCTGCTTCTGGTAATTCTTTGATGGCATCCAGGGATGAAAATGCAAATGAGATGAAGCTGGCTGCCACCAATCCTGATGAAAAACCGATGGATCTAGAATCAACAGTTCCTGCTGATGTTAGCGGGTGTGACAAAGATAATTCAGGTCTGAAGGAGATTCTTGGTCAATGTTCTGGATCATCAAATCCCCCAGCGTTGTCCAAAGTTCCCGGGAAAGAAAATGAAGTGTCTAAAACTTCTGTGTGCAACTTAGATGGAAAGGAATCTGATGTTGCAGGTGAGCAGCATGCCCACAGTATTCATCCATCCCTCACTGTTGCTGGGTCTGATGCAGGTGTAATATTAGACTTCGATCTAAATGAGGGCTTCGCTGTTGATGATGCTAGCCATGGGGAGATTGTTCGGCAGGAAGAACACACCACATCATCTGCGGTCCATAATCCTTGTGCATTGCCTTTTCCCATTTCATCCATCTCTGGGGGATTCCATACAACAATTACAGTGGCATCTGCTGTCAAGGGGCGAGTTGTTCTACCAGAAAACCCATTGCGCAGTAAGGGTGAACTTGGATGGAAAGGCTCTGCTGCAACAAGTGCCTTCCGGCCAGCTGAACCTAGGAAAAATTCAGAGACACCGTCAACTACTGGAGATATTCCTTCTGTTGATTCCACATCTTCAAAACAAGGCCGTGCTCCTTTAGATTTTGATTTGAATGTTGCTGATGAAAGAAGTTTTGAGGATGTAGGTTCCCATGGTTCTTCAGAATCTGGGCCACCTGATCGCAGCACGATGGGACTTGATCTTGATTTGAACAGAGTTGATGAGACTCCTGATGCTGTTTCTTACTCTATGAGTAAACTGGATGCTCCTACATTGCCAAGTAAGTCTTCACTGTCTGGTAGGTTATCTAATGGTGGAAGTGTGTCAAGAGACTTCGATTTGAATAATGGACCAGGCCTTGATGAAGTTGGCACAGAGGTCCCAACTCGAATTCAGCAGATGAAAAATAGTGCACCGATTCCATCTGCCATCCATGGTACAAGAGCCAACAATGCTGAATATGGGAATTATTCATCATGGTTTCCCCCAGGAAATTCTTATTCTGCAATTACTGTCCCTCCACTTCTTCCTGGTAGAGGTGAACAGAGTTATGTTGCAGCTGCTGGAGCACAGCGGATAATGGGTCCCACTGGTAGTGCAGCGTTTGGTCCTGAACTCTACCGGGGGCCAGTGCTTTCATCTGCTCCTGCTGTTGCTTACCAACCTACTGCAGCACCCTTTCCATATCCAGGAGGATTTCCATTTGAAACTAgttttccattatcttcaaacTCCTTTTCTGTTGGTTCAGCAACATTTATTGATTCATCAACAGTTGGTGGACTTTGCTTTCCTACTATGCCGTCGCAGCCAGTTGCACCTGGTGGTGTTGTCTCCTCAACATATCCGCGTCCATATGTCATGAGTCTTCCTGGGGGTACAAGTAATGTGATTCCTGACACCCGAAAATGGGGAAGTCAAAGTCTGGATCTTAATTCAGGCCCCGGTGGTACAGATACAGACAGGAGAGAGGAACATATGAAGATGTTTCAGGTGGCAGGTGTCTTGAAGAGAAAAGAACCTGATGGTGGTTGGGATGGAGCTGATAGATTCAGCTACAAACAGCCCTCATGGCAGTAG